Proteins encoded in a region of the Bradyrhizobium sp. CB3481 genome:
- a CDS encoding nucleobase:cation symporter-2 family protein — protein MSSQIHPVDEILPAPRLLALGLQHVLVMYAGAVAVPLIIGRALKLPPEDVAFLISADLFACGIATLVQCLGFPGVGIRLPVMMGVTFASVSPMLAMAASPDIGLLGIYGSVIAAGLFAVVVAPFVSRLLPLFPPVVTGTIILVIGISLMRVGINWAGGGLPTLTKVVDGVPGAFPNPAYGQLQGLGIALFVLLVILGLIKWGSGFISNVAVLLGIVAGAILATVLGVMHFEKVAAAPWVAIVLPLHFGAPKFQLVPIITMCIVMIVVMIESLGMFLALGEITGKTVDRDALTRGLRADGVGTLLGGLFNTFPYTSFSQNVGLVGVTGVRSRWVTIAGGGILLLLGLVPKMAALVEAVPLVVLGGAGLVMFGMVAATGARILTNVDFRNNRYNLFVVAISVGFGMIPLVSPNFFKQLPHDLHPLLESGILLSALVAVTLNAFFNGIGSKAAAETGAATAAATATH, from the coding sequence CGACGAGATATTGCCGGCGCCGCGCTTGCTGGCGCTCGGCCTGCAACATGTGCTGGTGATGTATGCCGGCGCGGTCGCCGTGCCCCTGATCATCGGCCGTGCCCTGAAGCTGCCGCCGGAGGACGTCGCCTTCCTGATCAGCGCCGACCTGTTCGCCTGCGGGATAGCGACGCTGGTGCAATGTCTCGGCTTTCCCGGGGTCGGTATCCGGCTGCCGGTGATGATGGGCGTTACCTTTGCCTCGGTCAGCCCGATGCTGGCGATGGCGGCGTCGCCCGATATCGGCCTGCTCGGCATTTACGGCTCGGTGATCGCGGCTGGGCTGTTTGCCGTCGTCGTCGCGCCCTTCGTGAGCCGGCTGCTGCCGTTGTTTCCGCCGGTCGTGACCGGGACCATCATCCTGGTGATCGGCATCTCCTTGATGCGGGTCGGCATCAACTGGGCCGGCGGCGGCCTGCCGACCTTGACCAAGGTCGTCGATGGCGTGCCGGGCGCATTCCCCAATCCCGCTTACGGTCAGTTGCAAGGGCTCGGGATTGCGCTGTTCGTGCTGCTGGTCATCCTCGGCCTGATCAAATGGGGCTCCGGATTCATTTCAAACGTCGCAGTGCTGCTCGGCATCGTGGCCGGCGCCATCCTCGCTACCGTGCTCGGCGTCATGCACTTCGAGAAGGTCGCCGCCGCGCCGTGGGTCGCGATTGTGCTGCCGCTGCATTTCGGCGCGCCCAAATTCCAGCTGGTTCCGATCATCACCATGTGCATCGTGATGATCGTGGTGATGATCGAATCGCTTGGCATGTTCCTGGCGCTCGGCGAGATCACCGGCAAGACCGTCGACCGCGACGCGCTGACCCGCGGCTTGCGTGCCGACGGCGTCGGCACGCTCCTGGGCGGGCTGTTCAACACCTTTCCCTACACCTCGTTCTCGCAGAATGTCGGGCTTGTCGGCGTCACCGGGGTGCGCTCGCGCTGGGTGACGATCGCCGGCGGCGGGATCCTGCTGCTGCTCGGGCTGGTGCCGAAGATGGCGGCGCTGGTCGAGGCCGTGCCGTTGGTGGTGCTGGGCGGCGCCGGCCTCGTGATGTTCGGCATGGTGGCCGCCACCGGCGCGCGCATCCTGACCAATGTCGACTTCAGGAACAACCGCTACAATCTGTTCGTGGTGGCGATTTCGGTCGGCTTCGGCATGATCCCCTTGGTATCGCCGAACTTCTTCAAGCAGTTGCCGCACGACCTGCACCCGTTGCTCGAATCCGGCATCCTACTCAGCGCGCTGGTCGCCGTGACGCTGAACGCCTTCTTCAACGGCATCGGCAGCAAGGCCGCGGCGGAAACTGGCGCCGCGACGGCCGCGGCAACGGCGACGCATTAA
- the uraD gene encoding 2-oxo-4-hydroxy-4-carboxy-5-ureidoimidazoline decarboxylase, whose product MPRQLSELNHCSKDDFVAALANIFEHSPWVAEAAAALRPFTGIAALFAAMTAAVDSAPDEAQLKLIKAHPDLANKTQRAAGLTAESGAEQDSVGLDRLSDAEYEAFERANTAYRTKFDFPYIVCVRRHTRDSILRDFARRLPNDAKAEIRTSIAEICRIAALRLDQSIVSDDRLPVHGRLSTHVLDTHAGRPAAGISIELTELSDLGQSRVVARATTNSDGRTDQPLIGGRPVPIGRYELMFSVGDYFAGRGVPMSDPPFLDRIPLRFSVSEPEGHLHVPLLVTPWSYATYRGS is encoded by the coding sequence ATGCCAAGACAGCTTTCCGAGCTAAATCATTGCAGCAAGGATGATTTCGTCGCCGCGCTGGCCAACATTTTCGAGCATTCGCCGTGGGTGGCCGAGGCGGCGGCGGCGCTGCGGCCATTCACCGGCATCGCCGCGCTGTTCGCGGCCATGACGGCGGCGGTCGACAGCGCGCCGGATGAGGCGCAGCTGAAGCTGATCAAGGCACATCCTGATCTTGCCAACAAGACCCAGCGTGCCGCCGGCCTCACGGCGGAATCCGGCGCCGAGCAGGACAGTGTCGGGCTCGATCGGTTGTCGGATGCCGAATACGAAGCGTTCGAGCGCGCCAACACCGCCTATCGCACCAAGTTTGACTTTCCCTATATCGTCTGCGTCCGCCGCCATACCCGCGATTCCATCCTGCGCGATTTCGCTCGCCGTCTGCCGAACGATGCGAAGGCGGAAATCCGAACGTCGATCGCGGAAATCTGCCGGATCGCGGCGCTGCGCCTCGACCAGTCCATTGTGTCCGACGACAGGCTGCCGGTGCATGGCCGCCTGTCGACCCACGTGCTGGATACGCATGCCGGCCGGCCGGCGGCAGGCATTTCGATCGAGCTCACCGAGCTTTCCGATCTCGGACAATCCCGCGTGGTGGCGCGCGCCACGACCAACAGCGACGGCCGCACCGATCAGCCCTTGATCGGCGGCCGGCCGGTGCCGATCGGCCGCTACGAACTGATGTTTAGCGTCGGCGACTATTTTGCGGGACGCGGCGTGCCGATGTCGGATCCTCCGTTCCTCGATAGGATTCCGCTGCGCTTTTCGGTGAGCGAGCCGGAAGGCCATCTCCACGTGCCGCTCTTGGTGACACCGTGGAGCTACGCGACCTATCGCGGGAGCTAG
- the puuE gene encoding allantoinase PuuE, with translation MAAPVYPRDFRGYGRNPPDPNWPDKARVAVQFVVNFEEGGENNVLDGDRASEAFLSDVLGAQPWPGQRHANIESMFEYGSRAGFWRLWRMFTARNMPATVFGVAKALQRNPDVVAAMKEADWDIASHSLRWIEHKDMSESEERTEIAAAIRVHTEATGARPLGWYTGRSSINTMRLLMEAGGLLYLCDSYADDLPYWIKSRGSKPHLVIPYTLDANDMRFINPQGFGGGDEFFTYLKDSFDVLYREGETAPKMMSVGLHCRVVGRPGRAASLMRFLDYIGQHERVWVPTRLQIAQHWHANLAHLADDAFDIG, from the coding sequence ATGGCCGCGCCCGTTTATCCGCGCGACTTCCGCGGCTACGGGCGCAACCCGCCCGATCCGAACTGGCCTGATAAAGCGCGGGTCGCCGTGCAATTCGTGGTGAATTTCGAGGAGGGCGGCGAGAACAACGTCCTCGATGGCGACCGCGCCTCGGAAGCCTTTCTGTCCGACGTGCTGGGCGCGCAACCTTGGCCCGGGCAGCGCCACGCCAATATCGAATCGATGTTCGAATATGGCTCGCGCGCCGGCTTCTGGCGGCTGTGGCGGATGTTCACCGCGCGCAACATGCCGGCCACCGTGTTCGGCGTCGCCAAGGCGCTGCAGCGCAATCCGGATGTAGTTGCGGCGATGAAAGAGGCCGACTGGGACATCGCCAGCCATAGCCTGCGGTGGATCGAGCACAAGGACATGTCGGAGAGCGAGGAGCGGACCGAGATCGCGGCCGCGATCCGCGTCCACACCGAGGCGACTGGCGCCCGTCCGCTCGGCTGGTATACCGGGCGCTCCTCGATCAACACGATGCGGCTTCTGATGGAAGCCGGCGGATTGCTTTATCTCTGCGATTCCTACGCCGACGACCTGCCATACTGGATCAAGTCGCGCGGCTCGAAGCCGCACCTCGTCATTCCCTATACGCTCGATGCCAACGACATGCGCTTCATCAACCCGCAGGGCTTCGGCGGCGGGGACGAATTCTTCACCTATCTCAAGGACAGCTTTGACGTTCTTTACAGGGAAGGCGAGACCGCGCCGAAGATGATGTCGGTCGGCCTGCATTGCCGGGTCGTCGGCCGACCGGGCCGGGCGGCGTCGCTGATGCGCTTCCTCGACTACATCGGACAGCACGAGCGCGTCTGGGTGCCGACGCGGCTGCAGATCGCGCAGCACTGGCACGCCAATCTCGCCCATCTCGCTGATGATGCCTTCGATATTGGATAG
- a CDS encoding DUF3830 family protein, with product MSQLIVRAGEFTFEARFEEQLAPKTVAAFRKAMPFESQAIHVRWSGEGVWMPLGDLDFGVSYENHTSYPAPGQIILYPGGISETEILLAYGGVHFASKMGQLAGNHFITLTSGLENLTAFGKTVLWKGAQKIRFEEV from the coding sequence ATGAGCCAACTGATTGTCCGTGCCGGTGAATTCACGTTCGAGGCCCGTTTCGAGGAGCAACTGGCACCGAAGACGGTCGCTGCCTTCCGCAAGGCGATGCCGTTCGAGAGCCAGGCGATCCATGTTCGCTGGAGCGGCGAGGGCGTCTGGATGCCGCTCGGCGATCTCGATTTCGGGGTGTCCTATGAGAACCACACCAGCTATCCCGCGCCCGGCCAGATCATCCTCTATCCCGGCGGCATCAGCGAGACGGAAATCCTGCTCGCCTATGGCGGGGTGCATTTCGCCAGCAAGATGGGCCAGCTCGCCGGCAATCACTTCATCACTCTGACCTCGGGACTCGAGAACCTGACCGCGTTCGGCAAGACCGTGCTGTGGAAGGGTGCGCAGAAAATCCGCTTCGAGGAGGTCTGA
- a CDS encoding nuclear transport factor 2 family protein: MENAVRKLFERYESFFRRSLYGNSDLDEVASLYASDFIAASPAGVMTGKNDDQLKQIMAQGYAHYRAIGTKGMQVRHIRLSPIDEHHCVAHVSWAATYARKDQDDTTIDFDVHYLVQKLDGDAKVFGWISGDEQALLKQHGIV; encoded by the coding sequence ATGGAGAACGCTGTAAGGAAGCTATTCGAGCGATACGAGAGCTTTTTCAGACGGTCCCTCTACGGGAACTCGGACTTGGATGAGGTCGCGTCGTTGTATGCCTCGGATTTTATTGCGGCCTCGCCTGCCGGGGTTATGACCGGGAAGAACGACGATCAGCTAAAGCAGATCATGGCACAAGGATACGCGCACTATCGCGCGATCGGGACCAAAGGGATGCAGGTTCGTCATATTCGTCTCTCACCGATCGACGAGCATCACTGCGTGGCCCACGTCTCTTGGGCCGCGACTTACGCTCGCAAGGATCAGGATGACACAACTATAGATTTCGATGTTCACTACCTGGTCCAGAAGCTGGATGGCGACGCAAAGGTCTTCGGCTGGATCTCGGGCGATGAGCAGGCGCTTCTAAAGCAGCATGGCATCGTCTAG
- a CDS encoding mechanosensitive ion channel family protein, whose translation MDDFLSWLEQVFGWVPQWLVGLGLVVGAIVVALFAHGLAARIIKRAIGERWPAVALLLQRIAGPARLALCLMAVALVLPAAPLNDVLREQLRHFFIVAVIALIGWITVRAVDMGAARYLQRFRLDTDENFLARKHVTQVRVFKRVIDTLVVIIAISTALMTFESVKQYGVSLFASAGAAGLIVGLAARPLLSNLIAGVQIAITQPIRIEDAVIIENEWGWVEDIASTYVVVRLWDWRRMVVPLSYFIERPFQNWTRDTQSLIGAIVLHVDYCTDVSRIRQRLEEAVRESKLWDGAVVNLQVIESSPRSIELRALVSARSAPQSWDLRCEIREKLLAFIREEMPEAFPRERALISPPLADFEGTFEHRDAQSRPVPARTHS comes from the coding sequence ATGGACGATTTTCTGTCATGGTTGGAACAGGTGTTCGGCTGGGTGCCGCAATGGCTGGTCGGTCTCGGTCTGGTCGTCGGCGCCATCGTCGTGGCGCTGTTCGCTCACGGCCTTGCCGCACGGATCATCAAGCGCGCGATCGGGGAACGCTGGCCGGCGGTGGCGCTGCTGCTGCAGAGGATCGCAGGTCCGGCGCGGTTGGCGCTGTGTCTGATGGCGGTGGCGCTGGTGCTGCCGGCTGCGCCGCTGAACGACGTGCTGCGCGAGCAGCTCCGGCACTTCTTCATCGTCGCCGTCATCGCGCTGATCGGATGGATCACCGTCCGCGCCGTCGACATGGGCGCCGCGCGTTACCTGCAGCGCTTTCGCCTCGACACCGACGAGAATTTTCTCGCCCGCAAGCATGTGACCCAGGTTCGCGTCTTCAAGCGGGTGATCGATACACTGGTCGTCATCATTGCGATTTCGACCGCCCTAATGACCTTCGAGTCCGTGAAGCAATACGGCGTCAGCCTGTTCGCCTCCGCCGGTGCGGCCGGCCTGATCGTCGGTCTGGCTGCCCGGCCGCTCCTGAGCAACCTCATTGCCGGCGTGCAGATCGCGATCACCCAGCCGATCCGGATCGAGGACGCCGTCATCATCGAGAACGAATGGGGATGGGTCGAGGACATAGCCTCGACCTACGTTGTGGTTCGCCTGTGGGACTGGCGGCGGATGGTGGTTCCGCTGTCGTACTTCATCGAACGTCCGTTCCAGAACTGGACTCGCGACACCCAGTCGTTGATCGGCGCCATCGTCCTTCACGTCGACTACTGCACCGATGTCTCGCGCATCCGGCAGCGGCTGGAGGAGGCGGTCCGCGAGTCCAAATTGTGGGACGGCGCGGTGGTTAACCTCCAGGTAATCGAATCCAGCCCGCGATCGATCGAGCTTCGGGCGCTGGTCAGCGCGAGGAGTGCGCCGCAGTCCTGGGATCTCCGCTGCGAGATCAGGGAGAAGCTGCTCGCCTTCATTCGCGAAGAGATGCCCGAGGCCTTCCCGCGCGAACGCGCCCTGATATCGCCGCCGCTCGCCGATTTCGAAGGCACTTTCGAGCATCGCGATGCGCAGTCGCGGCCGGTGCCCGCGCGGACTCATAGCTGA
- a CDS encoding LLM class flavin-dependent oxidoreductase, with product MPARIIGMIGTQQEGVAVHLIKGQISRQWVIDFTRLHEQWNYDAVLVGYYASAAEGFVIALYAADHTERIKFLIAHRPGSVAPALAARQVATFDQLTQGRMALHIIAGTSDADQASEGDFLPKNDRYRRAGEYLEVMRRLWTSDSPIDHKGEFYRVEGGYSDIKPYQQPYPPLFFGGSSTGALEMGAKHCDVFAIFGEPLKETRERVQDFRRRAAAFGRSVGFNMSLRPIMADTEGAAWDKANALLADVERKTGAAPLPTNHSAERLLGYAARGDVHDERLWMGIARATGAPGNTSCLVGTPEQIAAAVLEYYRLGIHSFLLRGFENPHDTMAIGRDLITLIKEGALAIDRQAEAAE from the coding sequence ATGCCCGCCAGAATCATCGGAATGATCGGCACCCAGCAGGAGGGTGTCGCGGTTCACCTGATAAAGGGACAGATCTCGCGGCAATGGGTGATTGATTTCACCCGCCTGCACGAGCAGTGGAACTACGACGCCGTCCTTGTCGGCTATTACGCTTCCGCCGCCGAAGGATTTGTGATTGCGCTTTATGCCGCCGACCACACCGAGCGGATCAAGTTCCTGATCGCGCACCGGCCGGGTTCGGTGGCCCCGGCGCTCGCGGCGCGCCAGGTCGCAACCTTCGATCAGCTCACGCAAGGACGGATGGCGCTGCACATCATCGCCGGCACCAGCGACGCCGACCAGGCGAGCGAAGGCGATTTTCTGCCCAAGAACGACCGCTACCGCCGCGCCGGCGAATATCTGGAGGTGATGCGAAGACTCTGGACCAGCGACAGCCCGATCGACCACAAGGGCGAGTTCTACCGCGTCGAGGGCGGCTATTCCGACATCAAGCCGTATCAGCAGCCCTACCCGCCGCTGTTCTTCGGCGGTTCGTCCACGGGTGCGCTGGAAATGGGGGCGAAGCATTGCGATGTGTTCGCGATTTTCGGCGAACCGCTCAAGGAAACGCGAGAGCGCGTGCAGGATTTTCGCCGCCGCGCCGCGGCCTTCGGGCGCAGCGTCGGCTTCAACATGTCGCTACGGCCGATCATGGCTGATACCGAAGGCGCGGCGTGGGACAAGGCCAACGCCCTCTTGGCGGATGTCGAGCGCAAGACCGGCGCCGCACCGCTGCCGACGAACCATTCCGCCGAGCGGCTGCTCGGCTACGCCGCGCGCGGCGACGTTCATGACGAGCGGCTGTGGATGGGGATTGCCCGCGCCACCGGCGCGCCCGGCAATACGTCCTGCCTGGTCGGAACGCCCGAGCAGATCGCGGCAGCGGTCCTGGAATATTACCGGCTCGGCATTCACTCCTTCCTGCTGCGCGGTTTCGAAAATCCGCACGATACCATGGCGATCGGCCGCGACCTGATTACACTCATTAAGGAAGGTGCGTTGGCGATCGACAGGCAGGCCGAGGCGGCCGAATAG
- a CDS encoding NADPH:quinone oxidoreductase family protein: MKAVVVENYDAIDGISIRQIDTPGVSNGEVRVKVGAAAVGFVDGLKVQGLYQTKDPLPFIPGTEFAGTIDAVADDVTTFKPGMPVVGMTRSGALAEYISVPAAALKSLPPQVPFETGASFQANYLTGLYALDARASLQSGEILLVLGAAGGVGIAAIQIGKLMGARVIAAASTAEKRDFAVRYGADQTIDYTRPDWRDTLKELTGGHGPDVIFDPVGGEVSLQAFRSIAWRGRHLVVGFASGTIPALAFNLPLLKGGALLGVDLAQIQRREPETHTRLIAQLFDWLASGQLQPVVGKVVSFENFREAFKTMQSRSALGKMIVKFG; encoded by the coding sequence ATGAAGGCCGTCGTTGTCGAGAACTATGATGCGATCGACGGCATTTCGATCAGGCAGATCGATACGCCGGGTGTTTCTAACGGCGAGGTCCGCGTCAAGGTCGGTGCCGCCGCGGTCGGCTTCGTCGACGGCTTGAAGGTGCAAGGCCTTTACCAGACCAAGGACCCGCTGCCGTTCATCCCGGGAACTGAGTTTGCCGGGACCATCGATGCCGTGGCCGACGACGTCACCACCTTCAAGCCAGGAATGCCGGTAGTAGGCATGACCCGCTCCGGCGCGCTGGCCGAATACATCTCGGTGCCGGCGGCGGCGCTCAAGAGCCTGCCGCCGCAGGTGCCGTTCGAGACTGGCGCCTCGTTTCAGGCCAACTATCTCACCGGGCTTTATGCGCTCGATGCCCGTGCGTCGCTACAATCCGGCGAGATATTGCTGGTGCTCGGCGCCGCCGGCGGCGTCGGCATCGCCGCGATCCAGATCGGCAAGCTGATGGGCGCGCGGGTGATCGCCGCGGCCTCGACGGCGGAGAAGCGCGACTTTGCGGTCCGATACGGTGCGGATCAGACCATCGATTACACCAGGCCGGACTGGCGCGACACGCTGAAGGAATTGACCGGAGGGCACGGGCCGGACGTGATCTTCGATCCGGTCGGCGGCGAGGTATCGCTGCAAGCGTTTCGCTCGATCGCCTGGCGCGGGCGCCATCTCGTGGTTGGCTTCGCCTCCGGCACCATTCCGGCGCTGGCATTCAACCTGCCGCTGCTCAAAGGCGGCGCGCTGCTCGGCGTCGACCTCGCGCAGATCCAGCGGCGCGAGCCGGAGACGCATACACGGCTGATCGCGCAATTGTTCGATTGGCTGGCCTCGGGTCAATTGCAGCCCGTGGTCGGCAAGGTCGTATCGTTCGAGAATTTCCGCGAGGCGTTCAAGACCATGCAGTCGCGTTCGGCGCTCGGCAAGATGATCGTCAAATTCGGCTAA
- a CDS encoding dienelactone hydrolase family protein: MIALGSAPGHCLDSPAGRTAVTFQSSTYGDMRQILTREAPTAAVTIKANLGFPEQVRDRYPAVIVVHTLTGYRDGNEGYVAGELRKAGFATLTYDSFAARGTTGIALQGSPGYLPIGVADAYAALQLLSSEPRIDANRIAIIGFSYGGEIAHLTAFEALRSALYPGPGRFAAHVAFYPGGNFGVIAEPGAYTGSPVLMLLGGKDENLPVTKIETYLAYARAAGAPAPIETVLYPGAYHAWTVPDVTRARFFSDLVSTKKCPIILLGPKEPAFLIDGATKPFDPASFAACVAAAPGYSVGFDGTVRAQSITDSVRFLQQSLRP, from the coding sequence ATGATCGCTCTGGGAAGCGCGCCCGGACACTGCCTGGATTCTCCGGCCGGCAGGACCGCCGTTACCTTCCAATCTTCCACCTATGGCGACATGCGCCAGATCCTGACGCGGGAGGCTCCGACTGCAGCGGTGACCATCAAGGCCAATCTCGGCTTTCCCGAACAGGTCAGGGATCGCTATCCCGCTGTTATCGTCGTTCACACCCTCACCGGCTATCGCGACGGCAACGAAGGCTATGTCGCAGGCGAATTGCGCAAGGCAGGCTTCGCCACACTGACCTATGACAGTTTCGCGGCCCGCGGTACGACGGGCATTGCTCTGCAGGGATCGCCGGGCTATCTGCCGATTGGCGTTGCGGATGCATATGCGGCGCTGCAGCTGCTTTCGAGCGAGCCTCGGATCGATGCCAACCGAATTGCGATCATCGGCTTCTCGTATGGCGGCGAGATCGCGCATCTGACGGCATTTGAGGCGCTGCGGTCGGCGCTCTATCCTGGGCCAGGCCGGTTTGCCGCGCATGTTGCTTTCTACCCCGGCGGAAATTTTGGCGTGATCGCCGAACCGGGCGCCTATACTGGCTCTCCGGTGCTGATGCTACTTGGCGGGAAGGATGAGAACCTACCGGTGACAAAGATCGAGACTTACCTCGCCTACGCACGTGCCGCCGGCGCTCCCGCCCCGATCGAAACCGTACTCTATCCCGGCGCCTACCATGCGTGGACCGTTCCCGACGTGACCCGCGCACGGTTTTTTTCGGATTTGGTCAGCACGAAAAAGTGTCCGATCATTCTGCTCGGGCCCAAGGAACCGGCGTTCCTCATTGACGGCGCGACGAAGCCCTTCGATCCGGCCTCCTTCGCTGCATGCGTTGCTGCCGCGCCCGGCTACTCAGTAGGATTTGACGGGACGGTGCGCGCCCAATCGATCACCGACAGCGTCCGGTTCCTTCAACAAAGCTTGCGGCCTTAG
- a CDS encoding helix-turn-helix transcriptional regulator, with protein sequence MITAAQLRAARVLLGIDQRRLAELSGLSAPTIQRMEASETMVRGNVDSLVKLITALEDAGIELIDDGASSNAGGRGVRLKAGSGYRPEGTASSGTRTRR encoded by the coding sequence ATGATCACTGCGGCTCAATTGCGGGCTGCCAGGGTGCTTCTCGGCATCGATCAGCGTCGGCTCGCCGAACTGTCGGGGCTTTCGGCGCCGACTATCCAGCGCATGGAAGCGAGCGAGACGATGGTTCGGGGCAATGTCGATTCGCTGGTGAAGCTGATCACGGCGCTCGAGGATGCCGGCATCGAATTGATCGACGACGGCGCGAGCAGCAATGCGGGCGGGCGCGGCGTACGGCTCAAGGCCGGTTCCGGCTATCGCCCAGAAGGCACGGCATCGAGCGGGACGAGGACGCGCAGATGA
- the hyfB gene encoding hydrogenase 4 subunit B, with protein sequence MSAVALQMVCVAGLLGLAVLAIVLSRSKVATTIIYAATLAVSAIALIGAARSLLGGAGATALVLPVGLPWLGAHFRLDALASFFLIIINLGGASASLYGLGYGHHDPAPHRVLPFFPAFLAGLNLVVLADDAFSYLLCWEFMSLASWALVMAHHREPGNAKAGYVYLVMASFGTLALLLAFGLLAGPAGDYGFAAIRAAQHTPSSATLVLILMLLGAGSKAGLVPLHVWLPLAHPAAPSHASALMSGVMTKVAIYGFIRVMFDLLGQPNWPASAIVLFLGSITAVMGILYALMEKDLKRLLAYSTIENIGIVFVSLGLAMAFQANGLKAAAALAFTAALFHALNHSFFKSLLFFGAGAVLSATGERNMDKLGGLIHRMPLTSFAVLVGCVAISALPPFNGFVSEWLIFQAVLQSPELPQWALKIMVPAVGAMLALAAALAAACFVKTYGVTFLGRPRHAAAAGAHEVDRFSLAAMFILAALCLLAGILPGLAIDALAPVATQMLGSRMPAQASQPWLSIVPIAESRSSYNGLLVMVFITLAASLAVYVIHRLASHALRRGPAWGCGFSDATPAAQYSSVSFAQPIRRVFGTLVFHARDHVTMPLPGDLRPARLRIELHDLVWSRMYAPIADTVGFLSGRLNRLQFLTIRRYLSLVFATLVTLLLVLAIWS encoded by the coding sequence ATGTCGGCCGTTGCCCTGCAAATGGTCTGTGTCGCCGGATTGCTCGGGCTCGCCGTGCTGGCAATCGTTCTAAGCCGGTCCAAGGTCGCCACCACCATCATCTACGCCGCGACATTGGCCGTATCGGCGATTGCACTGATCGGCGCGGCGCGCAGCCTCCTCGGCGGCGCAGGCGCTACCGCGCTCGTCCTGCCGGTTGGATTGCCCTGGCTCGGCGCGCACTTCCGCCTCGACGCGTTGGCCTCGTTCTTCCTCATCATCATCAACCTGGGTGGTGCGTCAGCAAGCCTCTATGGCCTTGGCTACGGCCATCACGATCCTGCGCCGCATCGCGTGCTGCCGTTCTTCCCCGCCTTCCTGGCCGGCCTGAATCTCGTGGTGCTTGCCGACGATGCCTTCTCCTATCTTTTGTGTTGGGAGTTCATGTCGCTGGCGTCATGGGCCCTGGTCATGGCGCACCATCGCGAGCCGGGCAACGCCAAGGCCGGCTACGTCTACCTCGTGATGGCAAGCTTCGGCACGCTCGCGCTGCTGCTCGCCTTCGGCCTGCTGGCCGGACCTGCGGGAGACTATGGTTTTGCCGCCATCCGCGCCGCGCAGCACACACCCTCTTCCGCGACGCTCGTGCTGATCCTGATGCTGCTCGGCGCCGGCTCGAAGGCCGGCCTCGTGCCGTTGCATGTCTGGCTGCCGCTGGCCCATCCCGCCGCCCCCAGCCACGCATCCGCGTTGATGAGCGGCGTCATGACCAAAGTCGCGATCTACGGCTTCATTCGCGTCATGTTCGATTTGCTTGGACAGCCGAACTGGCCGGCGAGTGCAATCGTGCTGTTCCTCGGCAGCATCACCGCCGTCATGGGCATTCTCTATGCCCTGATGGAGAAGGACCTGAAGCGCCTGCTGGCCTACTCTACCATCGAAAATATCGGCATCGTCTTCGTCAGTCTCGGCCTTGCCATGGCATTCCAGGCCAACGGATTGAAGGCGGCGGCTGCGCTCGCCTTCACGGCCGCGTTGTTTCACGCACTCAATCACTCCTTCTTCAAGAGCTTGTTGTTCTTCGGCGCCGGCGCCGTTCTTAGCGCGACCGGCGAGCGAAACATGGACAAGCTCGGCGGCCTCATCCATCGCATGCCGTTGACGAGCTTCGCCGTCCTGGTCGGCTGCGTCGCGATCTCGGCGCTGCCGCCGTTCAACGGATTCGTATCGGAGTGGTTGATATTCCAGGCAGTGCTGCAAAGTCCGGAACTGCCGCAATGGGCGCTGAAGATCATGGTGCCCGCGGTCGGAGCGATGCTCGCGCTGGCTGCCGCGCTGGCTGCCGCCTGTTTCGTCAAGACCTACGGCGTGACGTTTCTCGGCCGCCCGCGCCATGCGGCGGCGGCGGGCGCGCATGAAGTCGACCGCTTCTCGCTCGCGGCCATGTTCATCCTCGCCGCGCTCTGCCTGCTGGCCGGAATCCTGCCGGGTCTGGCGATCGACGCGCTTGCGCCGGTCGCGACGCAGATGCTCGGCAGCCGCATGCCGGCCCAGGCGAGCCAACCCTGGCTTTCGATCGTGCCGATTGCCGAAAGCCGCAGCTCCTACAATGGATTGCTGGTGATGGTGTTCATCACGCTGGCCGCATCGCTTGCCGTTTATGTCATTCATCGCCTCGCCTCGCACGCACTGCGGCGGGGGCCCGCCTGGGGATGCGGTTTCTCCGACGCCACGCCTGCCGCGCAATATTCAAGCGTCAGCTTTGCGCAGCCGATCCGTCGCGTGTTCGGCACGCTGGTGTTCCACGCCCGCGATCACGTCACGATGCCACTGCCCGGAGACCTCCGGCCGGCCCGGCTCAGAATCGAGCTGCACGACCTGGTGTGGAGCAGAATGTATGCGCCGATCGCCGACACGGTCGGCTTCCTGTCCGGGCGGCTCAATCGGCTGCAATTCCTGACTATCCGGCGATATCTCAGCCTGGTCTTCGCCACCCTCGTCACGCTGCTGCTGGTGCTCGCGATATGGTCGTGA